A genome region from Thermoanaerobacterium xylanolyticum LX-11 includes the following:
- a CDS encoding HD domain-containing protein has protein sequence MSRLKYIVELKEYYGSDLKRINHALKVLNYADRIAYGEHIADEKTKKVIYISAILHDIGIKKAEEKYGSSSGKYQEIEGPPIAREIMLKNNEDEDIIDRVAYIIGGHHTASKNDGIDFQIIWESDLLVNIEEDELYEDKENVANIIEKNFKTHTGKMIANDMFLS, from the coding sequence ATGTCAAGGCTTAAATACATTGTTGAGCTTAAAGAATACTATGGTTCAGATTTAAAAAGAATAAATCACGCATTGAAAGTGCTTAATTATGCTGATAGAATTGCTTATGGTGAGCATATTGCAGATGAAAAAACGAAAAAGGTTATATACATAAGCGCAATTTTGCACGATATTGGTATCAAAAAGGCTGAGGAAAAGTACGGTAGTTCATCCGGCAAATATCAGGAAATAGAAGGACCGCCGATTGCAAGAGAGATAATGCTAAAAAATAATGAAGATGAGGATATTATAGATAGAGTTGCATACATTATAGGTGGACACCATACGGCGTCTAAAAATGATGGGATTGATTTTCAGATAATATGGGAATCAGATCTTTTAGTCAACATCGAAGAAGACGAATTGTACGAGGATAAAGAAAATGTGGCAAATATTATTGAGAAAAATTTCAAGACACATACAGGCAAGATGATTGCAAACGATATGTTTCTCAGCTAA
- a CDS encoding nitroreductase family protein, with product MDAIEVLKQRRSVRTFEDKPIPKNILEDIIDCGRLAPSGNNAQPWHFVVVTDKETLKFISEKATYGKFIKDAAACVVVYCEKDNRHHLEDGSAATENIMLAAKAHGISSCWVAGYDRSYENDINERLNVPSNLRMISIIPLGYSQDNPAPRNKKSLQDVIHWEKF from the coding sequence ATGGATGCAATAGAAGTATTAAAACAAAGAAGATCTGTTAGAACTTTTGAAGATAAACCGATACCAAAAAATATTTTAGAGGACATCATCGACTGCGGAAGATTAGCTCCATCAGGAAACAACGCTCAACCATGGCATTTTGTGGTTGTCACTGATAAAGAGACTCTAAAGTTTATATCAGAGAAGGCTACATACGGCAAATTTATAAAAGATGCGGCAGCATGCGTCGTAGTATATTGCGAGAAAGACAATAGACATCATCTGGAAGACGGATCGGCGGCAACAGAAAACATCATGTTAGCAGCAAAGGCACACGGCATTTCTTCATGCTGGGTCGCTGGATATGACCGCAGTTATGAAAATGACATTAATGAGCGTCTAAACGTTCCTTCTAATCTAAGGATGATTTCCATCATTCCATTAGGATACAGTCAAGACAATCCAGCCCCAAGAAACAAAAAATCATTGCAAGACGTAATCCATTGGGAGAAGTTTTGA